A stretch of the Planktothricoides raciborskii GIHE-MW2 genome encodes the following:
- a CDS encoding 3'-5' exonuclease, producing the protein MSLKPDRILVIDIEATCWSGKIPPGQESEIIEIGIATLEITSGQPLEKDSILVQPTRSTVSEFCTQLTTITPAQVNQGIPFAEACQILQKKYHAPDRIWASYGEYDRTQFTKQCQAFGVKYPFNPRHINVKNLFAIIYDLPKEVGMSQALEMLNIPLEGTHHRGIDDAWNIAKILSHLILKARNQNFH; encoded by the coding sequence ATGTCTCTCAAACCCGATCGCATCCTAGTCATTGACATTGAAGCAACTTGTTGGTCAGGAAAAATTCCCCCAGGACAAGAAAGTGAAATCATAGAAATTGGCATTGCCACCCTAGAAATTACTTCCGGTCAACCTTTAGAAAAAGATAGCATCTTAGTCCAACCCACTCGCTCAACGGTCAGTGAATTTTGCACCCAATTAACCACCATAACTCCAGCCCAAGTCAACCAAGGAATCCCCTTTGCGGAAGCTTGCCAAATTCTCCAGAAAAAATATCATGCCCCTGACCGGATTTGGGCTAGTTACGGCGAATACGATCGCACCCAATTCACCAAACAATGTCAAGCCTTTGGGGTTAAATATCCCTTTAACCCGCGACATATCAATGTCAAAAACTTATTCGCCATTATTTATGATTTGCCCAAAGAGGTAGGCATGAGTCAAGCCCTAGAAATGCTCAATATCCCCTTAGAAGGAACCCACCACCGAGGCATTGATGATGCTTGGAATATTGCCAAAATCTTATCTCATTTAATTCTCAAAGCCAGAAATCAAAACTTTCATTAA
- a CDS encoding DUF427 domain-containing protein, producing the protein MRPVPIPPGPGQESVWDYPRPARWEDFDKHIQVIFNDVVIADSHRAKRVLETSHPPVYYIPREDIKIEHLAETDRQSWCEWKGLCVYCDVQVGDRRSPSAAWRYVKPTANFLPIQECYAFYASLMDACYVDGERVQPQPGDFYGGWITSNIVGPFKGSKGTMGW; encoded by the coding sequence ATGCGACCAGTACCCATTCCCCCAGGACCCGGACAAGAATCAGTTTGGGATTACCCGCGTCCCGCTCGTTGGGAAGACTTTGATAAGCATATTCAAGTGATTTTTAATGATGTGGTTATTGCGGACAGCCACCGCGCCAAAAGAGTCTTGGAAACCAGTCATCCGCCGGTCTATTATATCCCCCGTGAAGATATTAAAATCGAGCATTTAGCGGAAACCGATCGCCAAAGTTGGTGTGAGTGGAAAGGCTTGTGTGTGTATTGCGATGTGCAGGTGGGCGATCGGCGATCGCCCTCTGCCGCATGGCGCTATGTTAAACCCACGGCTAATTTTTTACCCATTCAAGAATGCTATGCCTTTTATGCCAGTTTAATGGATGCTTGTTATGTGGATGGTGAGCGAGTTCAGCCCCAACCCGGTGATTTCTATGGTGGCTGGATTACCAGCAATATTGTTGGCCCATTTAAAGGCAGCAAAGGCACAATGGGTTGGTAA
- a CDS encoding NACHT domain-containing protein has protein sequence MSSDRLLEILLKAIHLEVESRLHQALHQRIYQRNIDPKTKPCPLDIPGKIYRYRGNKSEAPLLKSANIAEILVDSSIPEKILIRGVQGSGKTTLLLQLAKELLNRAMNNSGVPLPILLDISSWQNNQPAIASWILSMLKLKYHLNRQTAKNLLKPDQVIILFDGLDELDDHAADKFIQQINHFLCHHWSGSLVICAGLNPQQTQLSIVNIDRCIDLQPLTLNSVYHYLVQSDCEYLWNGIHPNPNLTQIAEIPLFLNLIIIAAREINLPEWQAGKNQSERLSYLWDAYVRTGLKIMHKSDNHTEEKLSKKDIFRSLSWLAQKSLNQKQPEFYHLEDSWLENPLEKILSILIMALIAGGIAGVIFWVIFDRTFGFVFGASLGGIMGVIAGIFRQYLIPPKPAFSFTQQNCIIAAVGTLVSAVICGVISGNIFGQILGKDSGLIYGLLFAVNGGLIFALVSLFTGGFSSTESQLLYQIRGGDRPAKQWLKNLLPYGTITLPMGIFWLWILWILQGKNFQGWQLCIGGMVIGILLAIAFGGIAEIHQFSLHLILWFNRRIPWQYRQLLNDGKTCLFLQQIKGIPSGRQRSYNHFAYRFIHPLFSQHLAHKLMTNQRK, from the coding sequence ATGAGCAGCGATCGCCTGCTAGAAATTCTGCTAAAAGCCATTCATCTAGAAGTTGAATCGCGACTTCACCAAGCTTTACATCAGCGAATTTATCAAAGAAATATCGACCCAAAAACCAAACCTTGTCCTCTAGATATTCCTGGAAAAATTTACCGATATCGGGGAAATAAATCAGAAGCACCGCTGTTAAAATCAGCCAATATTGCCGAAATTTTGGTTGATTCGTCAATTCCCGAAAAAATTTTGATTCGGGGGGTGCAGGGTTCGGGTAAAACTACGTTACTTTTACAGTTAGCCAAGGAATTGCTCAACCGGGCAATGAACAATTCAGGTGTACCATTGCCAATTTTACTGGATATTTCCTCTTGGCAAAATAACCAACCGGCGATCGCCTCTTGGATTCTGTCTATGCTCAAACTAAAATATCACCTAAATCGGCAAACGGCCAAAAATTTACTTAAACCGGATCAAGTGATTATTTTATTTGATGGATTAGATGAACTAGACGACCATGCAGCGGATAAATTTATCCAACAAATAAATCACTTTTTATGCCATCATTGGTCAGGAAGCTTAGTGATTTGTGCGGGACTAAACCCGCAGCAAACTCAGCTATCTATTGTTAATATTGATCGTTGCATCGACTTACAGCCCCTCACCCTAAACTCGGTTTATCATTATTTAGTCCAAAGTGACTGTGAATATTTATGGAATGGCATTCACCCAAATCCTAATTTAACTCAAATTGCCGAAATACCACTATTTTTAAATTTAATCATTATCGCCGCTAGAGAAATTAATCTCCCAGAATGGCAAGCGGGTAAAAATCAGTCAGAAAGACTTAGCTATCTTTGGGATGCTTATGTAAGAACAGGTCTAAAAATTATGCATAAAAGTGATAATCACACCGAGGAAAAGTTATCAAAAAAAGATATATTTCGATCGCTTTCTTGGTTAGCGCAAAAATCTCTTAACCAAAAGCAACCGGAATTTTATCATTTAGAAGATAGCTGGCTAGAAAACCCGTTAGAAAAAATTCTCAGTATCTTAATTATGGCGTTAATTGCTGGGGGAATTGCCGGGGTAATTTTTTGGGTAATCTTCGATCGCACCTTTGGATTTGTCTTTGGGGCAAGTCTGGGAGGCATCATGGGAGTCATTGCCGGGATTTTTAGGCAATATTTAATTCCCCCAAAACCGGCTTTTTCTTTTACTCAACAAAACTGCATCATAGCCGCAGTAGGAACCCTGGTATCTGCGGTAATTTGTGGCGTAATTTCCGGGAATATATTTGGGCAAATTTTAGGCAAAGATTCGGGACTAATTTATGGATTGCTATTTGCCGTCAATGGTGGGTTAATTTTTGCCCTTGTAAGCTTGTTTACCGGAGGATTTTCATCAACCGAATCACAGCTACTTTACCAAATTAGAGGCGGCGATCGCCCCGCAAAACAATGGCTAAAAAATTTACTGCCATACGGCACAATTACTCTGCCAATGGGCATATTTTGGTTATGGATTCTATGGATATTACAAGGGAAAAACTTTCAAGGGTGGCAACTGTGCATTGGTGGTATGGTCATCGGTATTTTATTAGCGATCGCCTTTGGGGGAATCGCAGAAATTCACCAATTTTCCCTACATCTAATTCTTTGGTTTAACCGGCGCATTCCTTGGCAATATCGGCAATTGCTCAACGATGGCAAAACCTGTTTATTTCTCCAACAAATTAAAGGAATCCCCAGCGGTCGTCAGCGGAGTTATAACCATTTTGCTTATCGCTTCATTCATCCACTTTTCTCTCAGCACCTTGCCCATAAACTGATGACCAATCAAAGAAAATAA
- a CDS encoding helix-turn-helix domain-containing protein yields MYLTTKELANHLKKHPRTIHRWRCKKWIEGIHYRVTPGGWLEFKLEAIEAYLNTPIAKRKPKN; encoded by the coding sequence ATGTATTTGACCACAAAAGAACTAGCCAATCATTTGAAGAAACATCCTCGAACAATCCACAGATGGCGGTGCAAAAAATGGATTGAGGGAATCCACTATCGCGTTACTCCTGGAGGCTGGTTAGAATTCAAGCTGGAAGCTATTGAGGCATATTTAAATACCCCAATAGCTAAACGAAAACCTAAAAATTAA
- a CDS encoding TPR end-of-group domain-containing protein codes for MTHKTHKNYLVKMLLYPASLGLVTGILSIATVSVNANPESVTPPPPPKPLNSNSTSTSPPATPKGSMTEPFINSNSTSPVTPNAAHSTQANPASATAAAEASPQPGPEAVPTQTLSPETAAAETAPTPTTEQQQLESLIRTEVNQALDRRNSFFYALFGAILIMIGGTWLFLWLLRQNLTKIVIGELQQKISGQLKAEIGEQIKAEISAEFVENLAQQRNSSALAIAQPPAKAIDNSTQINELISMAVATNNLLQETRSALEESRKLHDRINQPIQEIFGIYFKQATELLQQGEYEEAIEMYDKTLQTNPDFYEAWLGRGIAFTRLKQYETAIGCYNKALQLNSEHPEPWYEKARCYAIKKDIDLVIDNLQRAININPKIRKIVQQDPDFEIILDHEMFTQSS; via the coding sequence ATGACCCATAAGACTCATAAAAATTATCTGGTGAAAATGCTCTTGTATCCCGCCAGCCTTGGGTTGGTCACTGGGATCCTTTCGATTGCCACCGTCAGTGTCAATGCCAACCCAGAGTCGGTCACCCCACCCCCCCCACCAAAACCGCTTAACAGCAACAGTACAAGCACTTCGCCGCCGGCTACCCCGAAGGGTTCAATGACTGAACCCTTCATTAACTCTAATTCTACCTCCCCCGTCACTCCCAATGCGGCGCACTCAACCCAGGCAAACCCTGCCTCGGCTACTGCTGCGGCTGAGGCTTCACCGCAACCAGGACCAGAAGCCGTTCCCACTCAAACCCTTTCTCCAGAAACGGCTGCGGCAGAAACAGCACCAACCCCAACCACAGAACAACAGCAACTAGAAAGTTTAATTAGAACGGAAGTGAATCAGGCATTAGACCGCCGTAACAGCTTTTTTTATGCTTTGTTTGGGGCGATCCTGATTATGATTGGCGGCACTTGGCTTTTTCTGTGGCTATTACGTCAGAATTTAACCAAAATTGTGATTGGTGAACTCCAGCAAAAAATTAGTGGCCAGTTGAAGGCCGAAATTGGCGAGCAAATTAAAGCGGAAATTTCCGCAGAATTTGTGGAAAACTTGGCACAACAAAGGAATAGTTCTGCCTTGGCGATCGCCCAACCGCCCGCCAAAGCTATAGATAATAGCACGCAAATTAATGAACTCATTTCCATGGCCGTTGCTACCAACAATCTTTTGCAAGAAACTCGCAGCGCTTTAGAAGAATCCCGGAAATTACACGATCGGATTAATCAGCCAATTCAAGAAATTTTTGGCATTTATTTCAAGCAAGCTACTGAACTATTGCAGCAAGGTGAATATGAAGAAGCAATTGAGATGTATGACAAGACCTTGCAAACCAATCCCGATTTCTATGAAGCTTGGTTAGGAAGAGGCATTGCTTTCACTAGACTAAAACAATATGAAACCGCGATCGGTTGTTATAATAAAGCCCTCCAACTCAATTCGGAGCATCCCGAACCCTGGTATGAAAAAGCTCGTTGTTATGCCATCAAAAAAGACATTGATTTAGTCATTGATAACTTACAACGAGCCATTAATATTAACCCCAAAATTCGCAAAATCGTCCAGCAAGACCCTGACTTTGAAATCATTCTCGATCACGAAATGTTCACTCAAAGCAGTTAA
- a CDS encoding helix-turn-helix transcriptional regulator, whose product MMYINKLPSVIDWRLNELMAKYDIKGVDLAAKLQISTNAVSRMRRAKDMPGFSGKRLGQLCDALNDLIKESGQNAIITPAELLNYTYSDAA is encoded by the coding sequence ATGATGTACATTAATAAACTGCCAAGTGTGATTGACTGGAGACTAAATGAACTGATGGCAAAATATGACATCAAAGGGGTCGATTTAGCCGCCAAGCTTCAAATTTCTACTAATGCTGTATCTAGAATGCGGAGAGCAAAAGATATGCCTGGGTTCTCAGGGAAAAGACTAGGGCAACTCTGTGATGCTCTAAATGATTTGATAAAAGAGTCTGGTCAAAATGCCATCATTACCCCGGCTGAACTGCTTAATTACACTTACAGCGATGCGGCGTAA
- a CDS encoding GTP-binding protein, with product MSNSEPLSDSAINGQTNPEDRELEEAILTFADIQADLNYKQAKDSLRELVIHLDLTPKEREGLESEISGLETMLDKLERTVVQIAVFGMVGRGKSSLLNALVGENIFETGPIHGVTRTIQGVNWRLDRFSGDRGNITQLTLSGVGNSQIELIDTPGIDEVDGETRETLARNLAAKADLILFACAGDITKVEYRALSQLRDAGKPMLLVFNKIDQYPEADRLAIYETIRDRRVREILSPDEIVMAAAAPLVATAVKRPDGTFGVKMERGQPQIEELKLKILEILDREGKSLVALNTMLYAGEVNEQLVERKMKIRETAANRVIWNAAIAKALAVALNPVTIIDLLSGAAIDVTTILTLSRLYGIPMTQQGAINLLQKIALSMGGITASELLANLGLSSLKGLLGIAAPATGGASLAPYLSVAITQAGVAGVSSYGIGQVTKAYLANGASWGPDGPKAVVSRIIESLDETSIMGRIKAELQDKLFGQKLELD from the coding sequence ATGTCTAATTCTGAACCACTTTCTGATAGTGCAATTAATGGCCAAACAAATCCAGAAGACCGGGAACTGGAAGAAGCCATTTTAACTTTTGCGGATATTCAAGCCGACCTGAACTATAAACAAGCGAAAGACTCCCTAAGAGAATTAGTCATTCATCTTGATTTAACCCCCAAAGAACGGGAGGGGTTAGAGTCAGAAATTAGCGGCTTAGAAACCATGCTGGATAAATTAGAACGCACCGTAGTTCAGATTGCAGTATTTGGCATGGTGGGACGGGGAAAATCTTCTTTACTGAATGCTTTAGTCGGGGAAAATATCTTTGAAACAGGGCCAATTCATGGGGTGACACGCACTATTCAAGGAGTGAATTGGCGACTAGATCGATTTTCTGGCGATCGCGGCAATATTACTCAATTAACCCTTTCTGGCGTGGGGAATTCTCAAATAGAATTGATTGATACTCCGGGAATTGATGAAGTAGACGGAGAAACTCGCGAAACTTTAGCACGGAACTTAGCCGCGAAAGCAGATTTAATTTTATTTGCTTGTGCGGGGGATATTACCAAAGTCGAATATCGCGCCCTTTCCCAACTCAGAGATGCGGGAAAACCGATGTTATTAGTCTTTAATAAAATCGACCAATACCCGGAAGCTGACCGATTAGCGATTTATGAAACTATTCGCGATCGCCGAGTCCGCGAAATCTTATCTCCCGATGAAATTGTCATGGCTGCCGCCGCACCTTTAGTCGCCACGGCGGTTAAAAGACCCGATGGCACTTTTGGGGTAAAAATGGAACGGGGACAGCCACAAATTGAGGAATTAAAGTTAAAAATATTAGAAATATTAGACCGAGAAGGTAAATCTTTGGTCGCCTTAAATACCATGCTGTATGCGGGAGAAGTGAATGAGCAATTAGTCGAAAGAAAAATGAAAATTCGGGAAACCGCCGCCAACCGAGTTATCTGGAATGCCGCGATCGCCAAAGCCCTAGCCGTAGCCCTCAACCCCGTCACCATCATCGATCTTCTCAGTGGGGCGGCGATCGATGTCACCACCATCCTCACCTTATCCCGACTTTACGGCATTCCCATGACCCAACAGGGCGCCATCAACCTGCTGCAAAAAATCGCCCTCAGCATGGGTGGCATCACCGCCAGCGAACTCCTAGCCAACCTGGGACTATCCTCCCTCAAAGGCTTATTGGGCATTGCTGCCCCCGCCACAGGTGGCGCCTCCTTAGCCCCCTATCTTTCCGTGGCCATCACCCAAGCCGGAGTAGCTGGGGTGTCCTCCTACGGTATCGGTCAAGTCACAAAAGCCTATCTCGCGAATGGGGCATCCTGGGGGCCTGATGGACCAAAAGCGGTGGTGAGTCGGATTATTGAATCCCTCGATGAAACCTCAATTATGGGTCGAATCAAAGCCGAATTACAAGATAAATTATTTGGGCAGAAATTAGAGCTAGATTAA
- a CDS encoding ParM/StbA family protein has translation MYQTKISAISCHQMPRLAIDAGNRFIKIAAPGFRKVLPAYYSKANFRDSEAVEYQAGDRKDLTGERWLIGDDAKYREGAATFYSEKAEIMPLMVLGVLPQLNLTGTVNIANLRLCLPDVFGEAKKQLITALKGVHTINDNTYRIGSVEVLSEGAAAFPYLLSSGVFKYARNNGVLDIGGGNATGIILTPNGQPIWESQFTGLGTIELAKMVAQHRDLIGIEAKGLSPRLDLILDAIAGDGSYGVVRNISRAIDDCLPDFSTQLKKQLSTAWTNYLPTIGEIAIIGGSACLLNSWKSDRIKVVESGQMANCEGLLCG, from the coding sequence ATGTACCAAACAAAAATATCTGCCATTTCCTGCCATCAAATGCCACGTCTGGCAATCGATGCCGGGAACCGTTTTATCAAAATTGCAGCACCGGGTTTCCGCAAAGTGTTACCAGCTTACTACTCTAAAGCCAACTTTCGAGATTCCGAAGCTGTGGAATATCAAGCGGGCGATCGCAAAGATTTGACTGGGGAACGCTGGCTAATCGGAGACGATGCCAAGTATCGGGAGGGTGCCGCGACTTTTTACTCCGAGAAAGCTGAAATTATGCCGTTGATGGTGCTGGGAGTTTTGCCACAACTCAACCTCACAGGAACCGTCAATATTGCCAATTTACGGCTATGTTTGCCCGATGTCTTTGGCGAGGCTAAAAAGCAGTTAATCACCGCCCTAAAAGGCGTTCATACTATCAATGACAATACCTATCGAATTGGTTCTGTGGAAGTTCTGTCCGAAGGGGCAGCAGCGTTCCCTTACTTACTCAGTTCTGGAGTCTTCAAATACGCTCGTAATAATGGTGTTTTGGACATTGGCGGTGGCAATGCCACGGGCATCATTCTGACTCCTAACGGGCAACCAATCTGGGAGAGTCAGTTTACTGGGCTAGGCACGATTGAATTAGCCAAGATGGTTGCCCAACACCGCGACTTAATCGGAATAGAAGCTAAGGGATTGTCCCCCCGGTTAGACCTAATTTTGGATGCGATCGCAGGGGATGGAAGTTACGGAGTTGTTCGCAATATTTCCAGGGCAATTGATGATTGTCTGCCCGATTTTTCTACCCAACTGAAAAAGCAACTTTCAACCGCCTGGACAAATTATTTGCCGACTATTGGCGAAATCGCCATTATCGGTGGTTCTGCCTGCCTTCTAAACAGTTGGAAATCCGACCGAATTAAAGTGGTTGAGTCAGGCCAAATGGCTAACTGCGAAGGCTTGCTATGCGGTTAA
- a CDS encoding zinc-dependent alcohol dehydrogenase family protein: MKAVVMTEAGGPEVLQLQEVPRPTIEKDTDLLVRLYAAGINPIDTKLRKRGTFYPDQTPTILGCDGAGVVEAVGEAVERFQVGDEIYFCQGGLGGSKGNYAEYAVVDERFVAKKPTTVSFAQAAAAPLVLITAWESLYDRARIDAGQKVLIHAGAGGVGHVAIQLAKLKGAEVCTTVSSEEKAAFVRNMGADLAINYKQKDFVEAVLEWTHGEGVDIAFDTVGGELFEKTFPAVKIYGDIVTILSPDPSTNWTVARNRNLRMSIELMLTPMLENNVHYQQDQATMLRDCARMIDKGSLKIQLTKTFPLAEAAQAHTLLEQGSITGKLVLVMDS; this comes from the coding sequence ATGAAAGCTGTGGTAATGACCGAAGCGGGGGGGCCAGAAGTGCTGCAACTGCAAGAAGTGCCCCGCCCCACAATAGAAAAAGACACCGACCTATTAGTGCGCCTCTATGCCGCCGGAATCAACCCCATTGACACCAAACTCCGCAAACGCGGCACCTTTTACCCCGACCAAACCCCAACTATTCTAGGCTGTGACGGGGCCGGAGTCGTCGAAGCCGTTGGGGAAGCGGTGGAACGGTTCCAAGTCGGGGACGAAATCTACTTCTGCCAAGGTGGACTCGGTGGGTCAAAAGGTAACTATGCCGAATATGCCGTAGTCGATGAACGGTTTGTCGCCAAAAAACCGACCACCGTCAGCTTTGCCCAAGCTGCCGCTGCGCCCTTAGTCCTAATCACCGCCTGGGAATCCCTCTACGATCGCGCCCGAATCGATGCCGGTCAAAAAGTCTTAATTCATGCCGGGGCAGGGGGCGTCGGTCACGTTGCCATCCAACTCGCCAAACTCAAAGGGGCTGAAGTCTGCACCACCGTTTCCTCCGAGGAAAAAGCCGCCTTTGTCCGCAACATGGGGGCAGACCTAGCCATCAACTACAAACAGAAAGATTTTGTCGAAGCGGTCTTAGAATGGACCCACGGCGAAGGAGTAGATATCGCCTTTGACACCGTAGGTGGTGAACTATTTGAAAAAACCTTTCCCGCTGTCAAAATTTATGGCGATATCGTAACAATTTTGTCCCCGGATCCGAGCACCAACTGGACTGTTGCCAGAAATCGCAATCTGCGGATGAGCATAGAACTGATGCTGACCCCCATGTTGGAAAATAATGTTCACTACCAGCAAGATCAGGCGACCATGTTACGAGATTGTGCCCGCATGATCGACAAAGGATCGTTAAAAATTCAGTTAACCAAGACTTTCCCCTTAGCAGAAGCAGCACAGGCACATACTTTGTTAGAGCAAGGTTCCATAACGGGTAAATTGGTTTTGGTTATGGACAGTTAA
- a CDS encoding DUF3987 domain-containing protein, with protein sequence MTTNNIAQTQQNSATAQKNIESNLLARQISEACEAQRSKEQFEAEIQMYVQVVGQYLGSIELNREFPLATEILVMAIRELRWKGRLSALNVPGMTETHKLRLELLLYHHEADLLEKTQLRAEIEKAYQIFGKGFDRAYDAFLCSEGKTNSESQKWTASVIREELEKIAHQNFSESDRKLTISQLAQESRWPVSQLNSIYADIVAELDERDSQQTTKAKIEQILQANQSSINLSEVLPENLARPLTQLAKWMNLQPEVCLVSLLGTVSSLHRTDTELLAATATDYRLSPNLFIGLVAESSQKKSPILKAIATKPLGLLHRDECDRYEQEMATWKEACKRIQSEDKYAEMPPEPQKRVHWLQRTTGEALLRQAGRQQHGMLYLSDELKALFGSLNSYRGGRGSDEEDLLELYDGSGAKTLRAEGLRDDTDKTCLGILGAIQPEILEKLIGGKDDGNGKWARFFFVHQPNTASTLPISGGLNLTEMLAGLYRSISALPAIEYQFDSAAQLRFKQAYDRVEQLRVKEPNQSLRAVYGKTAGRIGKIALNLHVIRWAMGDRTQPISHEIGMDSLLPAIKLANFAIQQIKSLYGQFDDDSLAPHLMKILNLAESKGEWIKARDVQPTFTKKQRPSADQVRQHFVTLADMGLGEIQGEGRNLQFCFCQHFRQR encoded by the coding sequence ATGACTACTAATAATATAGCACAAACTCAGCAAAATAGTGCAACGGCTCAAAAAAATATTGAAAGTAATTTACTAGCCCGTCAAATATCTGAAGCTTGCGAAGCCCAACGGTCTAAGGAGCAGTTTGAAGCCGAAATCCAGATGTATGTTCAGGTGGTTGGGCAATACTTAGGCTCTATAGAACTTAACCGAGAATTTCCGCTCGCTACTGAAATTTTGGTAATGGCTATTCGTGAACTCCGCTGGAAAGGCCGACTAAGCGCTCTGAATGTTCCCGGCATGACCGAAACTCACAAGCTCCGACTGGAGTTACTGCTCTATCACCATGAAGCAGATTTACTTGAGAAAACCCAACTCCGAGCGGAAATCGAAAAAGCATATCAGATATTTGGCAAGGGATTTGACCGGGCTTATGATGCATTCTTGTGTTCAGAAGGGAAAACCAACTCAGAAAGTCAGAAATGGACTGCATCGGTAATCCGCGAAGAGTTAGAAAAAATTGCTCACCAGAATTTTTCAGAGAGTGATCGCAAGCTGACCATTTCTCAATTAGCACAAGAATCGCGATGGCCTGTCAGTCAACTCAACAGTATTTATGCAGACATCGTTGCTGAGTTAGACGAACGCGATAGTCAACAGACTACAAAAGCGAAAATTGAACAGATTCTCCAAGCTAATCAGTCGTCAATTAACTTGAGTGAAGTTTTGCCCGAAAATCTTGCGCGGCCTTTAACTCAGTTAGCCAAATGGATGAATTTGCAACCTGAAGTCTGCTTAGTGTCTTTGTTGGGAACGGTGTCAAGCCTGCATCGGACTGATACTGAATTGTTGGCTGCTACGGCCACTGACTATCGGCTTTCTCCTAATCTGTTCATTGGTTTGGTGGCTGAAAGCTCCCAGAAGAAATCTCCGATTCTTAAAGCGATCGCTACCAAGCCACTCGGTCTATTACATCGCGATGAATGCGATCGCTACGAACAAGAAATGGCGACATGGAAAGAAGCTTGCAAGCGAATCCAGTCAGAAGATAAATACGCCGAAATGCCCCCAGAACCACAGAAACGAGTTCATTGGTTGCAACGAACTACTGGTGAAGCGCTCTTACGGCAAGCCGGTCGCCAACAGCATGGGATGCTCTATTTGTCTGATGAATTGAAAGCGTTATTTGGCAGTCTCAATTCCTACCGTGGCGGACGCGGCTCTGATGAAGAAGACTTATTAGAACTTTATGACGGGTCGGGAGCTAAAACTCTTCGAGCGGAAGGTCTGCGCGACGATACGGACAAAACTTGCCTGGGAATTTTAGGCGCGATTCAACCAGAAATTTTGGAAAAATTGATAGGTGGTAAAGATGACGGAAACGGGAAATGGGCACGCTTCTTTTTTGTCCATCAACCAAATACGGCATCTACTTTGCCTATCAGCGGCGGATTGAACCTGACTGAAATGTTGGCAGGACTTTATCGCTCTATCAGTGCGTTGCCAGCAATAGAATATCAGTTTGACTCCGCAGCCCAGCTTCGGTTCAAGCAAGCTTATGACCGGGTGGAACAACTTCGAGTTAAAGAACCCAACCAGAGTTTGCGGGCTGTCTATGGCAAAACCGCTGGTCGGATTGGAAAAATAGCGCTGAATCTGCACGTCATCCGGTGGGCAATGGGCGATCGCACTCAACCCATCAGCCATGAAATTGGGATGGATTCGTTGTTGCCTGCTATCAAATTGGCCAACTTTGCGATTCAGCAGATTAAATCCCTCTATGGCCAGTTCGATGACGATTCATTGGCACCGCACTTGATGAAAATTCTGAACTTAGCAGAGTCAAAAGGAGAGTGGATTAAAGCACGGGATGTCCAGCCAACTTTTACCAAAAAACAACGACCGAGTGCAGACCAAGTTCGCCAGCATTTCGTGACGCTGGCTGATATGGGGTTGGGGGAAATACAGGGTGAGGGGCGCAACCTTCAGTTCTGCTTCTGTCAGCATTTTCGTCAGCGCTGA